From Plectropomus leopardus isolate mb chromosome 17, YSFRI_Pleo_2.0, whole genome shotgun sequence, a single genomic window includes:
- the LOC121956994 gene encoding somatostatin receptor type 2-like → MDSWIFPSSPPNLSEHLMYDSFMQGNESDLHGNYTYHSFNKTSTVVITCMYFLVCTVGLCGNALVIYVILRYAKMKTVTNIYILNLAVADVLFMLGLPFIAIQLALVHWPFGPVLCRVVMTVDSLNQFTSIFCLMVMSIDRYLAVVHPIKSTKWRKPRMAKTINLAVWGVSLMVNLPIVIYSGVITKHDGCFCTIVWPEPQEAYYTAFMFYTFILGFFLPLMVICLCYLFIIFKVKSSGIRVGSSKRKRSERKVTRMVSIVVAVFVFCWLPFYVFNVTSVTGTISTTPILRSTFAFVVVLGYANSCANPILYAFLSENFKKSFQNVLCLKKVGGLDEVDRSDSRQDKSRMMNDPTETQSTLLNGDLQTSI, encoded by the coding sequence ATGGACTCCTGGATCTTCCCGTCGTCCCCTCCGAACCTGTCGGAGCACCTCATGTACGACAGCTTCATGCAGGGCAATGAGTCCGACCTTCATGGGAACTACACGTACCACAGCTTCAACAAAACCAGCACGGTGGTCATCACCTGCATGTACTTTCTGGTTTGCACTGTGGGGCTCTGTGGAAACGCCCTCGTCATTTACGTCATCCTGCGCTACGCCAAAATGAAGACAGTTACTAACATCTACATCCTCAACCTGGCAGTGGCCGATGTGCTGTTCATGCTCGGCCTGCCGTTCATCGCCATCCAGCTGGCGCTGGTCCACTGGCCGTTCGGCCCAGTGCTCTGCAGAGTTGTAATGACCGTCGACTCTCTGAACCAGTTCACGTCCATCTTCTGCCTGATGGTCATGAGCATCGACCGTTACCTGGCTGTGGTGCATCCCATTAAGTCCACAAAGTGGCGTAAGCCGCGCATGGCCAAGACTATTAACTTAGCAGTGTGGGGGGTGTCGCTGATGGTCAACCTGCCCATCGTCATCTACAGCGGAGTCATCACAAAACACGACGGTTGCTTCTGCACCATCGTGTGGCCTGAGCCTCAAGAGGCCTACTACACAGCGTTCATGTTCTACACCTTCATCCTGGGCTTCTTCCTGCCGCTCATGGTCATCTGCCTCTGCTACTTGTTTATCATCTTCAAGGTGAAGTCGTCAGGCATCCGCGTGGGCTCCTCCAAGAGGAAGCGCTCAGAGAGGAAGGTGACTCGCATGGTGTCCATTGTGGTGGCAGTGTTCGTCTTCTGCTGGCTGCCTTTCTACGTCTTCAATGTCACCTCAGTGACGGGAACCATCAGCACCACTCCCATCCTGAGGAGCACCTTTGCCTTTGTGGTGGTTCTGGGATATGCCAACAGCTGCGCCAACCCCATCCTCTACGCCTTCCTGTCGGAGAACTTCAAAAAGAGTTTCCAGAATGTTCTGTGTCTTAAGAAGGTGGGCGGGTTGGATGAGGTCGATCGCAGCGATAGCCGGCAGGATAAGTCTCGAATGATGAATGACCCCACGGAGACCCAGAGCACTCTGCTGAATGGAGACCTTCAGACCAGCATCTGA
- the LOC121956801 gene encoding ubiquitin carboxyl-terminal hydrolase 22-like isoform X1 — MSPAGCSHVNGYKVDNWKQNLRVIYQCFVWSGTAETRRRKVLQSDAGWTELAKSCICHMCGAHLNRLHSCLYCVFFGCFTKKHIHEHAKNKRHNLAIDLLYGGIYCFVCQDYIYDKDMEQIAKEEQRKAWKLQGIGEKYTTWEPTKRELELLRHNPKRRKITTNCTIGLRGLINLGNTCFMNCIVQALTHTPLLRDFFLSDRHKCEMQSNSCLVCEMSQLFQEFYSGHRSPHIPFRLLHLVWTHARHLAGYEQQDAHEFLIAALDVLHRHCKGDTIRDDNGKKANNPNHCNCIIDQIFTGGLQSDVTCQVCHGVSTTIDPFWDISLDLPGSSTPFWPLSPGGDGSTVNGESHLSGSTTLTDCLRRFTRPEHLGSSAKIKCGGCHSYQESTKQLTMKKLPIVACFHLKRFEHSAKLRRKITTYVSFPLELDMTPFMASSKESRMNGQYQQTVDVLNNDNKYSLFAVVNHQGTLESGHYTSFIRQHKDQWFKCDDAIITKASIKDVLDSEGYLLFYHKQFLEYE, encoded by the exons GCCAAGTCGTGTATCTGTCACATGTGTGGCGCCCACCTGAATCGTCTCCACTCTTGTCTCTACTGCGTCTTTTTCGGCTGTTTTACGAAGAAACACATCCACGAGCACGCAAAAAACAAGAGACACAATCTAG CGATAGACTTATTATACGGTGgaatatattgttttgtgtgtcaagACTACATTTACGACAAAGACATGGAGCAGATTGCCAAAGAGGAACAGAGGAAAGCCTGGAAATTGCAAG GAATAGGGGAGAAATACACAACGTGGGAGCCAACAAAGAGAGAGCTAGAATTATTACGACACAATCCAAAGCGGAGGAAAATCACTACGAACTGTACCATAG GTTTACGAGGGTTAATAAACCTCGGCAACACGTGTTTCATGAACTGCATTGTTCAGGCTCTAACACACACACCGCTGCTGCGAGACTTCTTTCTCTCCGACAGACACAAGTGCGAGATGCAATCAAACTCCTGTCTGGTGTGTGAGATGTCGCAGCTCTTTCAGGAG TTCTACTCGGGCCACCGTTCGCCCCACATTCCCTTCCGGCTGCTGCACCTGGTGTGGACTCATGCACGTCACCTCGCAGGCTACGAGCAGCAAGACGCCCACGAGTTCCTCATTGCAGCGTTGGATGTACTACACAGGCACTGCAAAGGAGACACCATCA GAGATGACAACGGGAAAAAGGCCAACAATCCAAACCACTGTAACTGCATCATTGACCAAATCTTCACTGGGGGCCTGCAATCAGACGTTACCTGTCAAGTTTGCCA tgggGTTTCCACGACGATAGATCCATTCTGGGACATCAGTCTGGACCTTCCTGGCTCATCCACGCCTTTCTGGCCCCTCAGTCCTGGAGGAGATGGCAGCACAGTCAATGGAGAGAGCCACCTGTCAGGGTCCACCACTCTCACAGACTGCCTACGCAG GTTTACGCGGCCTGAGCATCTAGGAAGCAGTGCCAAAATCAAGTGCGGCGGTTGCCATAGTTACCAGGAGTCCACCAAACAGCTGACAATGAAGAAACTCCCCATCGTAGCATGTTTTCATCTCAAA CGGTTTGAGCACTCTGCGAAACTGCGGAGGAAGATCACTACATATGTTTCCTTCCCTCTAGAGTTGGACATGACGCCCTTCATGGCATCCAG TAAAGAGAGCAGAATGAACGGGCAGTATCAACAGACGGTTGATGTATTAAACAACGACAATAA GTATTCCTTGTTTGCGGTGGTCAACCACCAAGGCACATTAGAGAGTGGCCACTACACCAGCTTCATCCGCCAGCACAAAGACCAGTGGTTCAAATGTGATGATGCCATAATCACCAAGGCCAGCATTAAGGATGTACTCGATAGTGAAGG GTATCTCTTATTCTACCATAAACAGTTCCTTGAGTATGAGTAG
- the LOC121956801 gene encoding ubiquitin carboxyl-terminal hydrolase 22-like isoform X2 produces MSPAGCSHVNGYKVDNWKQNLRVIYQCFVWSGTAETRRRKAKSCICHMCGAHLNRLHSCLYCVFFGCFTKKHIHEHAKNKRHNLAIDLLYGGIYCFVCQDYIYDKDMEQIAKEEQRKAWKLQGIGEKYTTWEPTKRELELLRHNPKRRKITTNCTIGLRGLINLGNTCFMNCIVQALTHTPLLRDFFLSDRHKCEMQSNSCLVCEMSQLFQEFYSGHRSPHIPFRLLHLVWTHARHLAGYEQQDAHEFLIAALDVLHRHCKGDTIRDDNGKKANNPNHCNCIIDQIFTGGLQSDVTCQVCHGVSTTIDPFWDISLDLPGSSTPFWPLSPGGDGSTVNGESHLSGSTTLTDCLRRFTRPEHLGSSAKIKCGGCHSYQESTKQLTMKKLPIVACFHLKRFEHSAKLRRKITTYVSFPLELDMTPFMASSKESRMNGQYQQTVDVLNNDNKYSLFAVVNHQGTLESGHYTSFIRQHKDQWFKCDDAIITKASIKDVLDSEGYLLFYHKQFLEYE; encoded by the exons GCCAAGTCGTGTATCTGTCACATGTGTGGCGCCCACCTGAATCGTCTCCACTCTTGTCTCTACTGCGTCTTTTTCGGCTGTTTTACGAAGAAACACATCCACGAGCACGCAAAAAACAAGAGACACAATCTAG CGATAGACTTATTATACGGTGgaatatattgttttgtgtgtcaagACTACATTTACGACAAAGACATGGAGCAGATTGCCAAAGAGGAACAGAGGAAAGCCTGGAAATTGCAAG GAATAGGGGAGAAATACACAACGTGGGAGCCAACAAAGAGAGAGCTAGAATTATTACGACACAATCCAAAGCGGAGGAAAATCACTACGAACTGTACCATAG GTTTACGAGGGTTAATAAACCTCGGCAACACGTGTTTCATGAACTGCATTGTTCAGGCTCTAACACACACACCGCTGCTGCGAGACTTCTTTCTCTCCGACAGACACAAGTGCGAGATGCAATCAAACTCCTGTCTGGTGTGTGAGATGTCGCAGCTCTTTCAGGAG TTCTACTCGGGCCACCGTTCGCCCCACATTCCCTTCCGGCTGCTGCACCTGGTGTGGACTCATGCACGTCACCTCGCAGGCTACGAGCAGCAAGACGCCCACGAGTTCCTCATTGCAGCGTTGGATGTACTACACAGGCACTGCAAAGGAGACACCATCA GAGATGACAACGGGAAAAAGGCCAACAATCCAAACCACTGTAACTGCATCATTGACCAAATCTTCACTGGGGGCCTGCAATCAGACGTTACCTGTCAAGTTTGCCA tgggGTTTCCACGACGATAGATCCATTCTGGGACATCAGTCTGGACCTTCCTGGCTCATCCACGCCTTTCTGGCCCCTCAGTCCTGGAGGAGATGGCAGCACAGTCAATGGAGAGAGCCACCTGTCAGGGTCCACCACTCTCACAGACTGCCTACGCAG GTTTACGCGGCCTGAGCATCTAGGAAGCAGTGCCAAAATCAAGTGCGGCGGTTGCCATAGTTACCAGGAGTCCACCAAACAGCTGACAATGAAGAAACTCCCCATCGTAGCATGTTTTCATCTCAAA CGGTTTGAGCACTCTGCGAAACTGCGGAGGAAGATCACTACATATGTTTCCTTCCCTCTAGAGTTGGACATGACGCCCTTCATGGCATCCAG TAAAGAGAGCAGAATGAACGGGCAGTATCAACAGACGGTTGATGTATTAAACAACGACAATAA GTATTCCTTGTTTGCGGTGGTCAACCACCAAGGCACATTAGAGAGTGGCCACTACACCAGCTTCATCCGCCAGCACAAAGACCAGTGGTTCAAATGTGATGATGCCATAATCACCAAGGCCAGCATTAAGGATGTACTCGATAGTGAAGG GTATCTCTTATTCTACCATAAACAGTTCCTTGAGTATGAGTAG